From a single Silene latifolia isolate original U9 population chromosome 6, ASM4854445v1, whole genome shotgun sequence genomic region:
- the LOC141658505 gene encoding F-box/kelch-repeat protein At3g23880-like, whose amino-acid sequence MDLPDELLILILVLLPIKSLSRFKCVCKHWLSVIQSREFVEQHGRLSETRENNNSKLLCYRKDPTTKTHVISILDRHTLKKLDDLEWPPFLDEEGVENVDWPPDETTFLRKIEIFGPVNGIYCIFRSLIDKWVGTLTLWNPTTREYKHIRPQVFFPFSIHLLVSNDDHQQTPESLNIGFGFDHTSNAYKVVVIYHWCDSNSGLNQHWQLTVYNHASDTWRTVYSLNCVDDPHPEFKHLDRHFPLLGSDPAISHCLLNGVFHWACNRTYYEEGYNILTFDMSTEVCHLINGPLLPDERLYWSVSELKGNIAGIVTYYSEYPSIDEAEVWMMMEYGVANSWAKFFTVREGIGCISIGIPCDEWAFFYDWNGELISARIDDDHCVEKHGVYGMIDSTYCGIWGSLRISKYVESLTTLKSV is encoded by the exons ATGGATTTGCCAGATGAATTGTTGATCCTAATTTTGGTACTGTTACCCATAAAATCCCTTTCGCGTTTCAAATGTGTCTGCAAACATTGGCTTTCCGTTATTCAAAGCCGTGAGTTCGTGGAACAACACGGTCGTCTTTCCGAAACCAGGGAGAACAACAACAGTAAGCTCCTATGTTACCGCAAAGACCCAACTACAAAAACTCATGTCATTTCCATCCTTGATCGTCACACCCTTAAAAAACTCGACGATCTAGAATGGCCTCCGTTTTTAGACGAAGAAGGCGTTGAAAACGTAGATTGGCCTCCTGATGAAACAACTTTTCTTAGAAAGATCGAAATATTTGGACCAGTAAACGGAATCTATTGCATATTCAGAAGTTTGATCGATAAGTGGGTGGGTACCCTGACTCTATGGAACCCGACTACTCGAGAATACAAACATATTCGCCCTCAAGTGTTCTTTCCGTTTTCAATCCATTTATTGGTTTCTAACGACGATCACCAGCAAACCCCCGAAAGTTTGAACATCGGGTTTGGATTTGATCATACCAGTAATGCTTATAAGGTGGTGGTTATCTACCACTGGTGTGATTCTAATTCCGGTCTGAATCAACATTGGCAACTCACGGTTTATAATCATGCCTCTGATACATGGAGAACTGTTTATTCTCTTAACTGTGTTGACGATCCACATCCGGAATTTAAGCATTTAGATCGTCATTTTCCGTTACTCGGTTCAGACCCGGCTATTTCTCATTGCCTGCTTAATGGTGTTTTTCATTGGGCTTGCAACAGGACATATTATGAAGAAGGATATAACATCCTCACATTCGACATGAGTACCGAG GTTTGTCATCTAATCAACGGCCCTCTTCTCCCTGATGAGCGACTTTACTGGAGTGTGTCGGAACTCAAAGGCAATATTGCAGGGATTGTTACTTATTACTCTGAGTATCCTTCTATTGACGAGGCTGAGGTATGGATGATGATGGAATACGGTGTCGCGAATTCTTGGGCTAAATTTTTCACAGTCCGAGAGGGTATTGGTTGTATTTCTATTGGGATCCCTTGTGATGAGTGGGCTTTTTTTTATGATTGGAATGGAGAACTCATATCGGCGAGAATTGATGACGATCATTGTGTTGAAAAACATGGTGTCTATGGAATGATAGACTCAACATATTGTGGTATTTGGGGGTCTCTTCGGATTTCAAAATATGTCGAATCTCTTACCACGCTCAAGTCAGTCTAG